The sequence CGTCTGGAGCGAGAGGCATAGGAGACAGCGGCATGCAGCTGGTCTCCTGTCGTCTTTGCTCTCCTTTCGGTCTCCCCTCGGTTGCTGGACACGAGGGTCACAAGACGCTGGATTCGCATCTTCATCGCAGGTGACAGGCTCCTCTTAGCCCCGTGCTTTCTCGGTTCCACAGACttgcgctggcgcgcgatCCAGGCACTCACACGCCTCGCAAAgacctcctcgccttcgctgcgctcgctgtcGCACCCAGGGAACGAGGCGACACCCGCGTCGAGAGACGAACCCAACAGTCGCGCAGGAAGCACCTGCCGCGGTCCActgtcttctccgcgggtctccgtcgcccgccacagaccctgcgccgcggaacAGGGCCGAGAGGACGCCCGGGTTGAAGGCAGCCGCTGGGCGAacggagaaaacgagaaacAAGACGAAAGGTGGATGGAATCACTCGCGTCGACTGGAGCGCCAATGAGGCGCTTGCCTCCGTTacaggcggcagctgcgtctctctcgtcccgCGAAGCAGGAATAGACGCGCAACGCAGCCGAGCGAGGTCGTGCCGGGCGTCACTCGATGCACCACGTCGTCGCCTCAGTGCCGTGCCGTATGCACCCGACTGGAGACATTCTgtgtcttcgctgccgctaAAGAGGCCACCACCTCGCCAACGTGGAGCTTCTTCGGTCTGGTTCTGGATCAGCAGAAAGCTCtcagccccgccgcggcgtgcccTGCAAGCGGCTGAAGACGACGCACGTGGCGACGCATTCGCAGAAGGGGAAGAGACAGGACAGGGCGCGAAGGACGTGTAGGGGAGATAGTCGTGCCAGTCGAAGCAGTagaaggcgaagagccaCGAGAGATTGATCAGAGACAGCGGGGGTCCGATGAACGGAATCAAGGGAAGAAAGACCGAAGCCGCAATCCACCAGACGTAgtggagaagcagacgaaggaTGAACTCACACGGCGAGGTGCCACCAGCCGCAGGGCCTCCGACGGTCGGAGGTGCAGGCGCGgacggagagaaaaaggacGAGGAGTAaaaggaagacggcgagacgGGAGGCAGTCGCGGAGACGTCATGCTGGCAGCGGGCGAGAGCCAGATGCACGGCAGGGACATGAAAGCAGAAACTCTTGAGAAGATGTCGTCGTGCCGCTCTGCGCGGGCCTCCACCTGCGTCACCTCGggcttctctctgctggaaaacgaggaaggagaaggatCCCCCGCCCCGTCGTCAAAGCGTGAAGCCGCGagcacgcctcgccgcggctcgagttcttcttccccgccgTTTCGCAACTCCTGTCTCCCAGGAGCCCCCCCGGAAGGCCCCTCTGAAAATGAATCCGGAGCCCGGTGTATGAGGGCATACTCAGGGTGCCCCTTTCCTGCTGCTTctggcgcctcctcagctgttcccttcttctgcttcactCCTGCATCCCACGTCCATAAGCTTCGTAGAAATCCaacggcgcgccgaggcagagTCTCTCCCTCTTGCGGTCCATACAAGCCcgacgaagccgcaggcgcaggtgaCGCTCCGCAGTTTCCTTTTGGTGCTTCCTGCAGAAGCCCCGAGGAAAAGACGCGACAGGTCGCGACGGGCAATTCCTGCTCCCTTCTGGAAGACTCCGGAGACAAAGACACCGTTCGCCCACACGAAATCGGCGGGCTCGAAACCGCAAGCGAGGAACAGGAGCTCGTTTTGTCGCGGTagacgcgcgacagagccgGTCCATGTCCCGCTCCCTCACTTTTCTCCGCAGAGTCAAGACCCCTTTTCTCCCCCCTCGCAGAAGCTCCCCCTGGCTCTTCGCCGTGCATGGCATCCAGCGTTGCCGCAGCCAGAGCCGCATCCGCCaccacgcgggcgccgcaagGAGGTCGGGACAGGAAAGCGGCTTTCTCAGCCGATCgcttctttctcgctttgcgcagccgcgcttcgtcctgaagcagcagcgctgcGGCCGTGTCTGCTATGTCTCGGTACCACAGAGAATTGAATAGGCTGTTGCAGCAGTAGAGTGGATACAAGATGAGGTACCTGAAGAGGCTCCACAGCGTGCACTCGACAAGTGGAACCAGCCAGGCGACAGTCGCCGCCCCAGGGCGGCCAGCGGCCTCTGGGAAGGTCGACGCGCTCGGGGGGAACCCAACAACAGAAGCCGCAGCGTCGAGACTGgagcctgcagagaaaggcGCCCCGCCGTCTAGCGGGCTGCCCAGCGACGAAGCGAACGAAAAGAAAGCGAAACCgacgggagacagagacCCAGAAGGGAaccgaggcgaaggagccgGGTGCGAGCCGAGGAGAGGAACTGCGGAGCCCAGAAGAGGCGACCccggagaagacgcagctcctgtctccgccggcgccgcgttgtacgaagagagaagcgagaagagactcgcgaggaagcagatgACAAAGGAGCAAAGTGCAGCGATCACAGGCATCAAGATGTGTGTGAAAAACTGGATCAACCCGAGGAAGAGGCCTCCGTTGAGCAGAAGACATGACACTGACTTCTGGCAAATCACGGGACTCCGGAAGCAATAGAGCAGGAAGCGATGCACTGACAAACAGTCCAGCACTCCATGGACGTACactgcgagcgaggcgcggaagatgGAGACGCACAGCCACACGAGCTCCAGGAAAGATGACACAGATGCTCGGAGCGACGCACACAGCGACGGGTCGTTCGAGGCGGATGACACATGCGTCGGCCCCGGGGGGGCAGCCCTGCATGTTTCGTCTGTTTTCCAAGATGCTGACGGGAAGCGCGGACAAGACAGGCGCGGgctcgaaggcgaagagacctCTGAACGCTGCGAGGCAGCATACCACACACGGGGTTGGCTCAGGCGTGTAGCGGAGAGAGGCTCTGCACTGCGTGAGTCCTCGACTGCCGCAGAGGTGTCTCCACACGGCTCTGCGGTCGTGTGGGACGGACCCCAGAGGAACATCGACCCGTGGTGGTGTGCGAGGCCGGCAGAGTGCCCTCGACTAGCCGACAGGGGGTGGCCTTTGCGTGTCTCGTGCCCTTCCGCTCCTGGCGTGCGCGGCAAGCAGcccgtggcggcgccgctctgtcCACGTCTGCAGCCTGGCGGCAGACGCATGGAGGGCATAGACGACGGCAGGGAAGAAATACGAACGAGATCTCTCTCCCCCGTGGCGTCGTGTAAACCCCGTCGCGTGCCGAAGTCTCGTGGATCCCCGCTGCGTCCatgagaagagaaaaagggcTGTCCGTCGTCTGaccggcgcagagcggagtCGCGCGACTCGGTgtacgccgcagccgctcgagAGAGGAACGAGTCGCCAGCAGCGCTGAGCACCTCTTGGCTGTGTGCTGGTGCCATCGGCCTGCAGACCTGTGCACAAAAGTTGGCGCATCCATCCCGCGATGCCCATAGCGACGGAGTCCCCCTCCACCACTCCCGGTGACGAGAACATacgaggcgacggccgtCGGGTGCGTCCTCGCTGAGGCTCGGGGGGTTGCCAACTCTGGCAGCGGGGGTTCTGCTCGCGCCACGGGGTGGATGACTAGCTGAAAGTGGGTCAGACGGGGCGTAAGAGAAGGAGTCTGGAGGTGGAGAGGACCCCCCGAAACCTCTCAAGTGCCCGTCCATCGAGGCTGGTTCCCCGCGCAGTACTGGGCGAAAGATGGCTGCATACGCGGGCGACGCTCATGGTCGCAAAAAAAGACGAGCTCTAGGCAGAACGCGAGGACCGCAAAGAGATTTACTACCTCGCAAGGAAtcgcagaaaagagaaaaaaaaacgcctCGTGCAGGTGGCCGCGACGCACGGCGCGAAGCGCCCGAACTGTACAGGAATACCAGGCAAAAgctgaaaagagaaaaccgtaaacgccgcgcgcctgtcgcaaTAGCAGAGCAGGGCCAACTTGCCTGAAAGAGAGTGAGCAAACGACTGTCAATGTCAAGAACGAAAGAAACTGCTGCGTCCTCTAGCACGAAATGAATTGAAAGCCGAGTGTTCGAATCGGACGGCGGCGTACCCGTCtcgcgacgagcgccaaagccgccgcctcacccCAAAACATGACTCAGAAGCAGTGAAGCAAGACAccgaaaacagaaaaacgcgcaaATAACGGGTAAAAACTAAGACAACGAATGTATCATTTCGGCTCGCCGTCCCAAGAACACGAGACAGCCTAGATTCTCGCTGCAAGACGAGGAGCCTGGTGGCAAGAGAGAGGCACACCGATCCTGTCTGAAGTCCTTCCCGGTCGCGCTCGAGACCAGCCGCACGCCAGGCCTCGAGACATGAAGGTAAACTGAAACTAAGGCCCCTGCCTGAAAAGGAATGCCCGCTGCGAACACGAAAAAAGTTCctgtgcatgcagcggcgctcgctgagTCTCGCCACGCTCGATGACTCCCTGTCACCAAAAACTGGAACGCTAACGGGGCTATTTGTCTCAGTTCGCCTATGCGATTTGTGCGAATGCTTCCACAAGAGAGGGCGAGTAAGGATATTGACAACGCCCCCTCGAAGCGCACAGTTCTCTAGGGAGAAGCCAAGACCTGTTTGGAGGGTTGCCGCTAGGCTGCTGGTCTGCCAGCAGCAGCCCGCGGCTTGTTCAGCGTACCACTGGAGACGGCGGTGCgacgccggggggggggggagcatCGCAGGGGGGAACTTGCCGGCTGATTGGATGGCGCTAATAACCTCGCGAGGAAAGAGATGCTATAGGACAAAGGCATTTCAGATGGTACGCTTGTCGGCGTCTTGACGGCAGCCGCTCTGATTCGAGCCGTGCGATGCTCTCGCACTGCCAGGCTC is a genomic window of Besnoitia besnoiti strain Bb-Ger1 chromosome IV, whole genome shotgun sequence containing:
- a CDS encoding hypothetical protein (encoded by transcript BESB_054680) is translated as MDGHLRGFGGSSPPPDSFSYAPSDPLSASHPPRGASRTPAARVGNPPSLSEDAPDGRRLVCSRHREWWRGTPSLWASRDGCANFCAQVCRPMAPAHSQEVLSAAGDSFLSRAAAAYTESRDSALRRSDDGQPFFSSHGRSGDPRDFGTRRGLHDATGERDLVRISSLPSSMPSMRLPPGCRRGQSGAATGCLPRTPGAEGHETRKGHPLSASRGHSAGLAHHHGSMFLWGPSHTTAEPCGDTSAAVEDSRSAEPLSATRLSQPRVWYAASQRSEVSSPSSPRLSCPRFPSASWKTDETCRAAPPGPTHVSSASNDPSLCASLRASVSSFLELVWLCVSIFRASLAVYVHGVLDCLSVHRFLLYCFRSPVICQKSVSCLLLNGGLFLGLIQFFTHILMPVIAALCSFVICFLASLFSLLSSYNAAPAETGAASSPGSPLLGSAVPLLGSHPAPSPRFPSGSLSPVGFAFFSFASSLGSPLDGGAPFSAGSSLDAAASVVGFPPSASTFPEAAGRPGAATVAWLVPLVECTLWSLFRYLILYPLYCCNSLFNSLWYRDIADTAAALLLQDEARLRKARKKRSAEKAAFLSRPPCGARVVADAALAAATLDAMHGEEPGGASARGEKRGLDSAEKSEGAGHGPALSRVYRDKTSSCSSLAVSSPPISCGRTVSLSPESSRREQELPVATCRVFSSGLLQEAPKGNCGASPAPAASSGLYGPQEGETLPRRAVGFLRSLWTWDAGVKQKKGTAEEAPEAAGKGHPEYALIHRAPDSFSEGPSGGAPGRQELRNGGEEELEPRRGVLAASRFDDGAGDPSPSSFSSREKPEVTQVEARAERHDDIFSRVSAFMSLPCIWLSPAASMTSPRLPPVSPSSFYSSSFFSPSAPAPPTVGGPAAGGTSPCEFILRLLLHYVWWIAASVFLPLIPFIGPPLSLINLSWLFAFYCFDWHDYLPYTSFAPCPVSSPSANASPRASSSAACRARRGGAESFLLIQNQTEEAPRWRGGGLFSGSEDTECLQSGAYGTALRRRRGASSDARHDLARLRCASIPASRDERDAAAACNGGKRLIGAPVDASDSIHLSSCFSFSPFAQRLPSTRASSRPCSAAQGLWRATETRGEDSGPRQVLPARLLGSSLDAGVASFPGCDSERSEGEEVFARRVSAWIARQRKSVEPRKHGAKRSLSPAMKMRIQRLVTLVSSNRGETERRAKTTGDQLHAAVSYASRSRRVSHSRAISWGGAFAQDCLFVDSASADRSSHLRRNVRGSVASDSLPALPFCARTAASDASLPATDSGGERSPRSLRSGGGGLKLSRGPRWTRGEDEGRRGAWKEDAACHPETRILFVGEMRSRLKYFEEHWLYFAGFGLPVCLVQLVCSSFVDYGVLSMLFPVCIVTSLHALPIRWVSREDESLLRPYRLFHRLPIFAPIQLLTRHILRVLARYFATTEEEGGAGKLAPQVPSAAAEVGVLSAGRLFI